From the Caldisericota bacterium genome, one window contains:
- a CDS encoding radical SAM protein: MKYKYIYGPVPSRRLGISLGIDPIPLKVCSFDCVYCEVARTTLLTTERKEYISSEKILLELKNFLKKSNQHIDYITFSGSGEPTLNSKIGYMIKKIKKFTNIPVAVLTNASLLYREDVRDELLNADLVKCTLDAAEEKYFKRVNQPEQSLTIQHIVNGIIKFSEMYKGKLLIEVMLVKDVNDTKENSRALHKVLKRIKANEVQINTVVRPPAFGFARSLTDQELEFARKIIESNAEIIKPLDRKTNKAYRADLEEAIIDSIAIRPQTIDDLAKGLGAHRDEILKYIELLTGEEKIIEIDLKGEKFYKATSKLSE; the protein is encoded by the coding sequence ATGAAATATAAATACATTTATGGCCCTGTACCCTCACGAAGATTGGGTATTTCTTTAGGTATTGACCCTATTCCATTAAAAGTTTGCAGTTTCGATTGTGTTTATTGTGAAGTAGCAAGAACAACTCTCCTTACCACAGAGAGGAAGGAGTATATTTCTTCTGAGAAAATTCTTTTAGAATTGAAAAATTTTTTAAAGAAATCCAATCAACATATTGATTATATTACTTTTTCAGGCTCTGGCGAACCTACATTGAACTCAAAAATCGGCTATATGATAAAGAAGATAAAAAAGTTTACCAATATTCCTGTGGCAGTTTTGACCAATGCATCTTTGCTTTACAGAGAAGATGTAAGGGATGAGCTTCTTAACGCAGATCTTGTAAAGTGCACGCTTGATGCCGCAGAAGAAAAGTATTTTAAAAGAGTAAATCAACCCGAGCAATCTCTAACAATCCAGCATATTGTTAACGGAATTATAAAATTCAGTGAAATGTATAAAGGGAAACTTTTGATTGAAGTGATGCTGGTAAAGGATGTAAATGATACAAAGGAAAATTCCCGCGCACTGCATAAAGTGCTTAAAAGGATTAAAGCTAACGAGGTACAAATAAACACTGTAGTTCGCCCACCTGCTTTTGGTTTTGCCAGGTCATTGACAGATCAAGAATTAGAGTTTGCAAGAAAGATTATCGAAAGCAATGCTGAGATTATAAAACCACTTGATAGAAAAACGAATAAGGCATACAGAGCAGATTTAGAAGAAGCAATTATTGATAGCATAGCAATACGCCCGCAAACAATTGACGACCTTGCGAAGGGACTCGGTGCTCACAGAGATGAAATTTTAAAATATATTGAGCTTCTTACAGGAGAAGAGAAAATTATAGAAATAGACTTAAAAGGAGAAAAATTTTACAAGGCAACATCAAAATTATCCGAGTAA
- a CDS encoding YigZ family protein translates to MKYKTIKKNASVSRVIKKSKFLGSAAPVQDVLQAKDFIKEVSKNFKDANHNAFAYSVGIQKELFAFSDDGEPSKSAGNPIYCTIKGLGLTNTVIVVTRYFGGIKLGIGGLIRAYGDTAKMAIEAAGIVEKKIFTKISLSFPYNESRLVMYMLDKFGAEVLKRKFGEEAEMYISIDEDLVERFMKEVAAKSYKIRFKDL, encoded by the coding sequence ATGAAATATAAAACAATTAAAAAGAATGCTTCTGTTTCTCGAGTTATCAAAAAATCTAAATTCTTGGGTTCTGCAGCGCCAGTTCAAGATGTATTGCAGGCAAAAGATTTTATAAAAGAAGTATCTAAAAACTTCAAAGATGCAAACCATAACGCGTTTGCTTATTCGGTTGGTATACAAAAAGAACTTTTTGCATTTAGTGATGACGGCGAGCCATCAAAGAGTGCCGGGAATCCTATATACTGCACAATAAAGGGCTTGGGTCTTACAAATACAGTGATTGTAGTGACAAGATACTTTGGAGGTATTAAATTAGGAATAGGCGGGTTGATTCGCGCTTATGGTGATACTGCAAAAATGGCGATTGAAGCTGCAGGTATTGTGGAAAAGAAGATTTTTACAAAAATTTCTTTAAGCTTTCCGTATAATGAATCTCGATTAGTAATGTATATGCTGGATAAATTCGGGGCAGAGGTGCTTAAGAGAAAATTCGGCGAAGAAGCAGAAATGTATATTAGTATAGATGAAGATTTAGTAGAACGGTTTATGAAGGAAGTTGCTGCTAAATCATATAAAATAAGGTTTAAAGATTTGTAG